A genomic window from Elaeis guineensis isolate ETL-2024a chromosome 3, EG11, whole genome shotgun sequence includes:
- the LOC140856340 gene encoding ABC transporter G family member 42-like, with protein sequence MESMERVWDSGRRASRNLSRSIGRNMNMGNWGMEDVFARSSTSRRSRGGSRRGIDDDEEALRWAALEKLPTYNRLRTGILKTVVEGGEHGGGRSYEHKEVDVRKLGLNERQEFIERIFKVAEEDNERFLKKLRNRIDKVGIQLPTVEVRFENLTVEAKCHIGNRALPTLLNSARNIVESAVGLLGIRLAKRATLTILKDASGIIQPSRMTLLLGPPSSGKTTLLLALAGKLDPTLKTRGEVTYNGYRLDEFVAQKTAAYISQNDVHVGEMTVKETLDFSARCQGVGARYELLTELAQREKVAGIFPEAEVDLFMKATAMEGVKSSLQTDYTLRILGLDICADTIVGDEMQRGISGGQKKRVTTGEMIVGPTKVLFMDEISTGLDSSTTFQMADKGKQSLVRHFGPRAVPKEGHTISWLLVAFYLSYFLMSYTAIECSYSYMPNTFTKAQRIINLWEKFCQTRGEWKSMVFSSLLKM encoded by the exons ATGGAGAGCATGGAGAGAGTATGGGATTCGGGGCGGCGGGCGAGCCGGAACCTGAGCAGGAGCATCGGCAGGAACATGAACATGGGAAACTGGGGGATGGAGGACGTGTTCGCGAGGTCGAGCACGAGCAGAAGATCGAGAGGGGGCAGCAGGAGGGGGATAGACGATGACGAGGAGGCTCTGCGGTGGGCCGCGCTCGAGAAGCTCCCCACCTACAACCGCTTGCGCACCGGGATCCTCAAGACGGTGGTCGAGGGTGGCGAGCATGGTGGTGGCCGGAGCTACGAGCACAAGGAGGTGGACGTCAGGAAGCTGGGGCTCAACGAGCGCCAGGAGTTCATCGAACGCATCTTCAAGGTAGCTGAGGAAGACAACGAGCGATTCCTCAAGAAGCTCCGCAACCGGATTGACAA GGTCGGCATACAATTGCCTACCGTTGAGGTCCGGTTCGAGAATTTGACGGTGGAGGCCAAATGCCACATTGGCAACAGAGCTCTGCCGACTCTATTAAACTCAGCGAGGAACATCGTCGAGTCGGCTGTGGGCCTTCTCGGCATACGGCTCGCCAAGAGGGCCACTCTCACCATTCTCAAAGATGCCTCTGGAATCATACAACCCTCCAG GATGACACTTCTATTAGGCCCTCCATCATCTGGGAAGACCACACTATTATTAGCTCTAGCCGGGAAGCTAGACCCAACTCTTAAG ACGAGAGGAGAGGTGACGTACAATGGGTACAGGCTGGACGAATTTGTGGCCCAGAAAACGGCGGCTTATATCAGCCAAAACGACGTCCATGTGGGCGAGATGACCGTTAAGGAAACCCTCGATTTCTCTGCGAGGTGTCAGGGCGTAGGCGCCAGATACG AGCTTCTAACGGAGTTGGCACAGAGGGAGAAGGTCGCAGGAATATTCCCAGAAGCCGAAGTCGATCTCTTCATGAag GCTACTGCGATGGAAGGGGTCAAGAGCAGTCTCCAAACGGACTACACCCTCAGG ATACTTGGGCTGGACATTTGCGCGGACACCATTGTAGGGGACGAGATGCAGAGGGGGATATCAGGCGGGCAAAAGAAGCGTGTAACCACAG GCGAGATGATCGTGGGTCCGACGAAGGTGCTGTTCATGGACGAGATATCGACGGGGCTGGACAGCTCGACGACGTTCCAGA TGGCAGATAAGGGAAAACAGAGTCTTGTAAGGCATTTCGGGCCAAGGGCTGTCCCAAAGGAGGGCCACACTATTTCGTGGCTTCTAGTGGCCTTCTATTTATCATATTTTCTTATGTCTTACACTGCTATTGAATGCTCATATTCTTACATGCCTAATACCTTCACAAAAGCACAGAGGATAATTAATCTTTGGGAAAAGTTTTGCCAAACACGTGGGGAATGGAAGTCTATG GTGTTCTCTTCCCTATTGAAGATGTAA